From Streptomyces chrestomyceticus JCM 4735, one genomic window encodes:
- the hemC gene encoding hydroxymethylbilane synthase has translation MSAPELIRIVSRSSPMALAQVERVRGELAARHPGIRTEVVPVTTSGDRWMGDLSALGGKGAFTKEVDAALLAGEADLAVHCVKDIPADRPLPAGTTFAAFLQRDDIRDALIHPGGLTLDQLPDGTRVGTSSVRRVAQLAASYPHLQCVPMRGNANRRLEKLHAGDADALLLAVSGLERIGRRDVVTEILSAETMCPPIGAGILALQCREDDTGTIDAVSALGDRDAFREATAERMFLHVLQGHCNSPIAGYAKTERSGELSLRACVFTPDGKTVLNAHEWAGPLDPATLGTSVAVALLRQGARDLIDSIAH, from the coding sequence ATGTCCGCCCCTGAACTGATCCGCATCGTCTCGCGTTCCTCTCCCATGGCACTCGCCCAAGTGGAGCGCGTCCGCGGCGAGCTGGCCGCCCGGCACCCCGGAATCCGTACGGAGGTCGTGCCCGTCACGACGTCCGGTGACCGCTGGATGGGTGACCTGTCCGCACTCGGGGGCAAGGGCGCCTTCACCAAGGAGGTGGACGCCGCCCTGCTGGCCGGGGAGGCGGACCTCGCCGTGCACTGCGTCAAGGACATCCCGGCCGACCGCCCCCTGCCCGCCGGGACCACCTTCGCGGCCTTCCTCCAACGGGACGACATCCGCGACGCCCTCATCCACCCCGGCGGACTCACCCTCGACCAGTTGCCCGACGGCACGCGCGTCGGCACCTCCTCCGTACGCCGTGTCGCGCAGCTCGCCGCCTCGTACCCGCACCTCCAGTGCGTGCCGATGCGCGGCAACGCCAACCGCCGCCTGGAGAAGCTGCACGCGGGGGACGCCGACGCCCTCCTGCTGGCCGTCTCCGGTCTGGAGCGCATCGGCCGCCGCGACGTCGTCACCGAGATCCTGTCGGCCGAGACGATGTGCCCGCCCATCGGCGCCGGCATCCTGGCCCTCCAGTGCCGCGAGGACGACACCGGCACCATTGACGCGGTCAGCGCGCTCGGCGACCGCGACGCCTTCCGGGAAGCCACCGCCGAACGGATGTTTCTGCACGTGCTGCAGGGCCACTGCAACTCGCCGATCGCCGGGTACGCGAAGACCGAGCGCAGCGGCGAACTGTCCCTGCGGGCCTGCGTGTTCACCCCCGACGGCAAGACCGTACTCAACGCGCACGAGTGGGCCGGACCGCTCGACCCGGCCACTCTGGGCACGTCCGTCGCCGTCGCGCTGCTGCGCCAGGGAGCGCGCGACCTCATCGACTCCATCGCGCACTGA
- a CDS encoding NADP-dependent oxidoreductase — MSSEPTMRIITQDTVGGPEVLYLTQAPRPAPLPTEVLVRVRSAGVNPVDWKTRQGGGMASVLGDPPFSVGWDVSGVVEEVGFGVHTLKAGDEVYGMPWFPRQAGAYGEYVTAPSRHFARKPAALDHDHAAAVPLAALTAWQCLVDAAHVEAGQRVLIHAAAGGVGHFAVQFAKHLGAQVIGTARAAKHNWLRSLGADELVDYTRERFEEEVRDVDVVIDLVGDEHDATSTRSLRTLRSGGTLIAVPSGASPELMEAARAQGVQASGFLVEPDGAALARIGGLVDEGAVSVEVEDVLPLAEAAEAHRRGEEGRTRGKLVLRVAS; from the coding sequence ATGAGCAGCGAACCGACCATGCGCATCATCACCCAGGACACCGTCGGCGGCCCCGAGGTGCTGTACCTGACCCAGGCGCCCCGGCCGGCGCCACTGCCCACCGAGGTACTCGTCCGGGTGCGCTCCGCCGGAGTGAACCCGGTCGACTGGAAGACCCGCCAGGGCGGCGGGATGGCCTCGGTCCTCGGCGATCCGCCGTTCTCGGTGGGCTGGGACGTCAGCGGGGTCGTGGAGGAGGTCGGCTTCGGCGTGCACACGCTCAAGGCGGGCGACGAGGTGTACGGGATGCCGTGGTTCCCGCGGCAGGCCGGGGCCTACGGCGAGTACGTGACCGCGCCCTCGCGGCACTTCGCGCGCAAGCCGGCCGCGCTCGACCACGACCACGCGGCCGCCGTGCCGCTGGCCGCGCTGACCGCCTGGCAGTGCCTGGTGGACGCGGCGCACGTCGAGGCGGGCCAGCGGGTGCTGATCCACGCGGCGGCAGGTGGCGTCGGGCACTTCGCGGTGCAGTTCGCCAAGCACCTGGGCGCGCAGGTCATCGGTACGGCCAGGGCGGCCAAGCACAACTGGTTGCGCTCGCTCGGGGCGGACGAACTGGTCGATTACACCCGGGAGCGTTTCGAGGAGGAGGTGCGTGACGTGGACGTCGTCATCGACCTCGTGGGGGACGAGCACGACGCGACCAGCACCCGTTCACTGCGTACGCTGCGGTCCGGCGGCACGCTGATCGCCGTTCCCTCCGGGGCCTCGCCCGAGCTGATGGAGGCCGCCCGTGCCCAGGGGGTGCAAGCGAGCGGCTTCCTGGTGGAGCCGGACGGGGCGGCGCTCGCCCGTATCGGTGGCCTCGTCGACGAGGGGGCGGTGTCGGTGGAGGTCGAGGACGTCCTGCCGCTGGCCGAGGCCGCGGAGGCGCACCGCCGGGGTGAGGAGGGCCGCACGCGCGGGAAGCTGGTGTTGCGCGTGGCGTCGTGA
- a CDS encoding PLP-dependent aminotransferase family protein: MGRTLGSGQLAALLPVPTRARPVYRHLAQAISELILDGRIALRVRLPAERELAPALGVSRATVTAVYDLLRESGFAHSRQGSGTWTALPAGRTPRGVTRLLGSRDTAIDLARAAPALPHQTLADAFARVSPQLAEHVGTPGYHPYGLPELRAAIAERFTRRGLATVPDQILVTSGAQHALTLVLGLLCRPGDRVLVENPSYPNALEALRRARLRTVPLPVTDAGWDTGTVTSSLRRSVHRLAYLIPDFHNPTGCLMPAEQRARILHAARHSATWLVVDETLTDLALDVPAPQPFASFAAPGGSGQVITTGSMSKTYWAGLRIGWLRAPAQLVTEFAGQRIATDMGGSVLDQLVALDLLEQSAELLPTRLDQLRTQRAALTAALAEHLPHWTWQQPPGGLSLWADLGEPIAAELAERALDYGVRIEGGAYFATDPGLFAQRLRIPYTAPPDTLREAVHRMAATLADGLPPSGATRRPHWIA; this comes from the coding sequence GTGGGCCGCACTCTGGGCAGCGGGCAGTTGGCCGCGCTGCTGCCCGTCCCCACGCGAGCCCGGCCCGTCTACCGCCACCTGGCGCAGGCGATCAGCGAACTGATCCTGGACGGGCGCATCGCGCTGCGCGTCAGGCTCCCCGCCGAACGCGAACTCGCCCCGGCCCTCGGCGTCAGCAGGGCCACTGTCACGGCCGTCTACGACCTGTTGCGCGAAAGCGGATTCGCGCACAGCCGCCAAGGCTCCGGCACCTGGACGGCCCTGCCCGCAGGCCGCACGCCGCGCGGCGTGACACGGCTCCTCGGCTCCCGGGACACCGCGATCGACCTGGCCAGGGCCGCGCCCGCCCTGCCGCACCAGACCCTTGCCGACGCCTTCGCCAGGGTGTCACCGCAACTGGCCGAGCACGTCGGCACTCCTGGCTACCACCCGTACGGCCTGCCGGAACTGCGCGCCGCCATCGCCGAACGCTTCACCCGACGGGGCCTGGCCACCGTGCCCGACCAGATCCTGGTCACCTCCGGCGCGCAGCACGCGCTCACGCTCGTCCTCGGCCTGCTGTGCCGCCCCGGCGACCGGGTCCTGGTCGAGAACCCGTCCTACCCGAACGCCCTGGAGGCCCTGCGGCGGGCCCGGCTGCGTACCGTGCCGCTCCCCGTGACCGACGCCGGCTGGGACACCGGGACCGTCACCTCGTCCCTCCGCCGCTCCGTGCACCGGCTGGCCTATCTGATCCCCGACTTCCACAACCCGACCGGCTGCCTCATGCCCGCGGAACAGCGCGCCCGCATCCTGCACGCCGCGCGGCACTCCGCGACATGGCTGGTCGTCGACGAGACCCTGACCGATCTCGCCCTCGACGTCCCCGCCCCGCAGCCCTTCGCCTCCTTCGCCGCCCCGGGAGGGAGCGGCCAGGTCATCACCACCGGCTCGATGAGCAAGACCTACTGGGCGGGCCTGCGCATCGGCTGGCTGCGCGCCCCCGCCCAGCTCGTCACCGAATTCGCCGGCCAGCGGATCGCCACCGACATGGGCGGCTCGGTCCTGGACCAACTCGTGGCCCTGGACCTGCTGGAACAGTCCGCCGAGCTGCTGCCGACGCGTTTGGACCAGCTACGCACCCAGCGCGCCGCCCTCACCGCCGCCCTGGCCGAGCACCTTCCGCACTGGACCTGGCAACAGCCGCCCGGTGGCCTGTCCCTGTGGGCCGACCTGGGAGAGCCCATAGCCGCTGAGCTGGCCGAACGAGCACTGGACTACGGCGTACGGATCGAGGGCGGCGCCTACTTCGCCACCGACCCGGGCCTCTTCGCGCAGCGCCTCCGCATCCCTTACACCGCGCCGCCCGACACCCTTCGTGAGGCCGTGCACCGCATGGCCGCGACGCTCGCGGACGGCCTCCCGCCCTCGGGGGCCACCCGTCGGCCGCACTGGATCGCCTGA
- a CDS encoding aminotransferase class IV has protein sequence MNAFPDPYIDIDGQGAEAGTPLLFALISGYGHFTAMQVRDGRVRGLGFHLARLDAATRELFGERLDGDLVRERIRHALGRKALRDASVRVYAYRPQPGDGPATLVTVKPPAPEPAAAQRLRSIPYQRPAAHIKHLGEFGQGLHLRQVTAAGFDEGLLVAPDGTVAEGTITNVGFVAGGTVVWPDAPALEGITMLVLRQELERAGVPWREQAVHLDDLASFGGAFVSNSRGVAAVALVDDVAFPADAELVRTVRGLYATAPWDDI, from the coding sequence ATGAACGCCTTTCCCGACCCCTACATAGACATCGACGGCCAAGGGGCCGAGGCCGGGACACCGCTGCTGTTCGCGCTGATTAGCGGGTACGGGCATTTCACCGCCATGCAGGTCAGGGACGGCCGGGTGCGCGGGCTGGGGTTCCACCTCGCCCGGTTGGACGCGGCCACCCGTGAACTCTTCGGTGAGCGGCTGGACGGTGACCTGGTGCGCGAGCGGATCCGGCACGCGCTGGGCCGGAAAGCCTTGCGCGACGCTTCCGTACGGGTGTACGCATACCGCCCGCAGCCAGGCGACGGCCCGGCCACGCTGGTGACCGTAAAGCCGCCCGCGCCGGAGCCCGCGGCCGCGCAACGGCTCCGCAGCATCCCTTACCAGCGGCCCGCGGCCCACATCAAGCACCTGGGCGAGTTCGGGCAGGGCCTCCACCTGCGGCAGGTCACGGCGGCCGGGTTCGACGAGGGCCTGCTGGTGGCGCCGGACGGCACGGTCGCCGAGGGCACCATCACCAACGTCGGTTTCGTCGCGGGCGGCACGGTCGTCTGGCCGGACGCGCCCGCCCTGGAAGGCATCACGATGCTGGTGCTCCGTCAGGAGCTGGAACGCGCCGGCGTGCCCTGGCGCGAGCAGGCCGTACACCTCGACGACCTGGCGTCCTTCGGCGGCGCCTTCGTCAGCAACTCGCGTGGTGTCGCCGCTGTCGCGCTGGTCGACGATGTCGCCTTTCCCGCGGACGCCGAGCTGGTCCGTACGGTCAGGGGCCTGTACGCGACCGCGCCCTGGGACGACATCTGA
- a CDS encoding ABC transporter ATP-binding protein, giving the protein MTYGSREVLQGVDLDIHRGEIFALLGPNGAGKTTTVEILEGFRRRSSGDVRVLGTDPVRGDDAWRGRLGLVLQSWRDHGRWRVGELVGHFAEYYPDPRDPKELLDVVGLTAQTDQLVSRLSGGQRRRLDVALGIVGRPELLFLDEPTTGFDPEARYDFHVLVEKLSADEGVTVLLTTHDLIEAERLADRIAVLVDGRIRVCGTPAELARQAAARAEVRWTAQDGTPRRERTEDPSQLVWELHRDTGGPIADLEVRRPTLEDTYLHMVNTENRHPGDPGDREDSAA; this is encoded by the coding sequence ATGACCTACGGCTCCAGGGAAGTGCTGCAAGGCGTCGACCTGGACATCCACCGCGGCGAGATCTTCGCCCTGCTCGGGCCGAACGGCGCCGGGAAGACCACCACCGTCGAGATACTCGAAGGCTTCCGCCGGCGCTCGTCGGGTGACGTACGCGTACTCGGTACGGACCCGGTGCGCGGCGACGACGCCTGGCGCGGACGGCTCGGCCTCGTCCTGCAGTCCTGGCGCGACCACGGCCGATGGCGGGTGGGCGAGCTGGTCGGCCACTTCGCCGAGTACTACCCCGACCCGCGCGACCCGAAGGAACTGCTCGACGTCGTCGGCCTGACCGCGCAGACGGACCAACTGGTGAGCAGACTCTCCGGCGGCCAGCGCCGCCGCCTCGACGTCGCCCTCGGCATCGTCGGCCGCCCCGAGCTTCTCTTCCTCGACGAGCCCACCACCGGCTTCGACCCGGAGGCGCGCTACGACTTCCACGTCCTGGTCGAGAAGCTCTCCGCCGACGAAGGCGTCACGGTCCTGCTCACCACCCACGACCTCATCGAGGCCGAACGCCTTGCCGACCGTATCGCCGTGCTGGTCGACGGACGGATCCGCGTCTGCGGCACCCCGGCCGAACTGGCCCGGCAGGCCGCAGCACGTGCCGAGGTCCGCTGGACGGCCCAGGACGGCACGCCGCGCAGGGAACGTACCGAAGACCCCTCCCAGCTCGTGTGGGAACTGCACCGCGACACCGGCGGACCGATAGCAGACCTGGAGGTGCGCCGCCCGACGCTGGAGGACACCTACCTGCACATGGTGAACACCGAGAACCGACACCCGGGGGACCCCGGGGACCGAGAGGACAGTGCCGCATGA
- a CDS encoding transcriptional regulator yields the protein MSTPTGFDELIHPSTRLSVVALLAATEWADFPFIRDSLSLSDSALSKQLHTLEEAQYLEIQKEGGGRKRRTKVRLTDRGRTAFEGHVAALRAIVDGAAKGPPPGGATPSPEDATSRTRSSGTGPESNQPMRTEVHR from the coding sequence ATGAGCACCCCCACCGGATTCGACGAACTGATCCACCCGTCCACCCGGCTGTCGGTGGTCGCGCTGCTCGCCGCCACCGAATGGGCGGACTTCCCCTTCATCCGGGACAGCCTCTCGCTCAGCGACTCGGCGCTCTCCAAACAGCTCCACACGCTGGAGGAGGCCCAGTACCTGGAGATCCAGAAGGAGGGCGGCGGGCGCAAGCGCCGGACGAAGGTCCGGCTCACCGACCGGGGCCGGACCGCTTTCGAAGGGCACGTGGCAGCGCTGCGGGCCATCGTCGACGGGGCCGCCAAGGGCCCGCCTCCCGGGGGTGCGACACCCTCGCCCGAAGACGCCACGTCGCGTACCCGCTCGTCCGGTACGGGACCGGAGAGCAACCAGCCGATGCGAACGGAGGTCCACCGGTGA
- a CDS encoding YczE/YyaS/YitT family protein: protein MIRAELGVNPWSVLYEGLARHTSLSFGTISAVVGVLVLLLWIPLRQRPTFGTGANIVVLACASDLGLHVLPQHLGLPARIGLLASGILLNGLSVALYVGARYGPGPRDGLMTGMSAVSGRSLRSVRTLIEVAVLAVGWLLGGGVGAGTVLYALAVGPVTQFFVPRFAYRSAGEDRA from the coding sequence TTGATCAGGGCTGAGCTGGGCGTCAACCCGTGGAGCGTCCTGTACGAGGGGCTGGCGCGCCACACCTCGCTGAGCTTCGGCACGATCAGCGCCGTCGTGGGCGTGCTCGTACTGCTGCTGTGGATCCCGTTGAGGCAGCGGCCGACATTCGGCACCGGGGCCAACATCGTCGTCCTGGCCTGCGCGTCCGACCTCGGACTGCACGTCCTCCCCCAGCACCTGGGGCTTCCCGCACGGATCGGACTGCTCGCGAGCGGCATCCTCCTGAACGGTCTGTCCGTCGCCCTCTATGTGGGCGCGCGGTACGGCCCCGGCCCCCGGGACGGCCTGATGACCGGTATGTCGGCCGTGAGCGGGCGCTCCCTCCGCTCCGTCCGTACGCTGATCGAGGTCGCCGTACTGGCGGTGGGCTGGCTGCTGGGCGGCGGCGTGGGGGCCGGCACCGTGCTGTACGCCCTCGCGGTCGGCCCGGTCACGCAGTTCTTCGTCCCCCGGTTCGCCTATCGGAGCGCGGGCGAGGACCGGGCATGA
- a CDS encoding cold-shock protein gives MVSGKVIRFDEVRGYGFVVPDDGGEDVFVHVNDLEFDKGLMAPGVKVEFLVDEGDRGPKASEVRFLEGAPGRSGGAHRAQSAAHDGNFEDGVLCDTLSAQEFLDEVTELLVTGVPSMTGEQILQARQRLLKQAQSHEWVDA, from the coding sequence ATGGTTTCGGGCAAGGTCATTCGTTTCGACGAGGTACGCGGCTACGGATTCGTGGTGCCGGACGACGGCGGAGAAGACGTCTTCGTCCATGTGAACGACCTGGAATTCGACAAGGGGCTGATGGCCCCCGGCGTCAAGGTCGAATTCCTGGTGGACGAGGGTGACCGGGGCCCCAAGGCGTCAGAGGTGCGTTTCCTGGAAGGCGCCCCCGGCCGCTCCGGCGGCGCGCACCGCGCGCAGAGCGCCGCGCACGACGGGAATTTCGAGGACGGTGTCCTGTGCGACACCCTCTCCGCCCAGGAGTTCCTCGACGAGGTGACCGAACTGCTGGTGACCGGCGTGCCGAGCATGACCGGCGAGCAGATCCTCCAGGCCCGCCAGCGTCTTCTGAAGCAGGCACAGTCCCACGAATGGGTCGACGCGTAG
- a CDS encoding ABC transporter permease has product MRGTGPQRILRAGVRRGGIELRQLLRSKKELSGHLANVVVALVLATTISGTVPGTDLSMGHLMLVGFCAYLLFQLGTLTVPQMLVTEREEGALLRLRATPGGIPAYLVAKALLILGTAVGSLVVLLGAGAVLADGPLPASPAQWITLLWVTGLGLLAVVPLGAAIGAVLPNPREALALIVLPSMALLMISGTMFPLFRMPQIVQQIASVFPLKWLAQGLRSALLPDSAVAAEVSGSWQLPTVALVLTAWAVLGFLLAVPLLRRTTRRESGSRLAGRQHKAAMNGAGAPAAR; this is encoded by the coding sequence ATGAGGGGGACAGGACCGCAGCGCATCCTGCGGGCGGGGGTCCGGCGCGGAGGCATCGAGCTGCGCCAGCTCCTGCGCAGCAAGAAGGAGCTGAGCGGCCATCTGGCGAACGTCGTGGTGGCGCTCGTGCTCGCCACGACCATCAGCGGCACCGTACCCGGCACGGACCTGTCGATGGGCCATCTGATGCTGGTCGGGTTCTGCGCCTATCTGCTCTTCCAGCTCGGCACGCTGACCGTCCCGCAGATGCTCGTCACGGAACGCGAAGAAGGCGCGCTGCTGCGGCTGCGGGCCACACCGGGCGGCATACCGGCCTACCTGGTGGCCAAGGCGCTGCTGATCCTGGGCACGGCCGTCGGCAGTCTCGTCGTGCTGCTCGGGGCCGGCGCGGTGCTGGCCGACGGCCCGCTGCCGGCCAGTCCCGCGCAGTGGATCACTCTGCTCTGGGTCACCGGCCTCGGGCTGCTCGCGGTCGTGCCGCTCGGCGCCGCCATCGGTGCCGTCCTGCCCAACCCGCGTGAGGCGCTGGCCCTGATCGTGCTGCCCTCCATGGCGCTGCTCATGATCTCCGGGACGATGTTCCCGTTGTTCCGGATGCCGCAGATCGTGCAGCAGATAGCCTCGGTGTTCCCGCTCAAGTGGTTGGCTCAGGGGCTACGGTCGGCATTGCTGCCGGACAGCGCCGTCGCCGCCGAGGTGTCGGGCTCCTGGCAACTGCCCACGGTCGCCCTGGTCCTCACCGCCTGGGCCGTCCTCGGCTTCCTCCTCGCCGTACCGCTGCTGCGCAGGACCACCCGACGCGAATCCGGTTCCCGTCTGGCGGGACGCCAGCACAAGGCCGCCATGAACGGCGCGGGCGCACCGGCGGCGCGGTAG
- a CDS encoding class I SAM-dependent methyltransferase yields MGDHIHHASVRRSYDTVAEEYAARLHDELAGKPLDRALLAALLERTEPGGTVADLGCGPGHVAAWLAGHGARTVGIDLSAGMVAVGRRRFAQVEFREGDLLDLPARDGEFSSAVAFYSVIHLAPDDLRRAFDEARRVLGPSGLLLLSFHVGEEVRHLDEWWGHTVDIDFRFLDPAQVTALLEAAGFVVEMQMERAHHAHEAATRRAYLLARRAS; encoded by the coding sequence ATGGGGGATCACATCCATCACGCATCCGTGCGCCGCAGCTACGACACCGTGGCCGAGGAGTACGCGGCCCGGCTGCACGACGAACTCGCCGGAAAGCCCCTCGACCGCGCGCTTCTCGCCGCTCTCCTGGAGCGGACGGAACCCGGCGGAACGGTTGCCGACCTGGGCTGCGGCCCCGGGCACGTGGCGGCCTGGCTCGCCGGGCACGGTGCGCGCACGGTCGGTATCGACCTGTCCGCGGGCATGGTCGCAGTGGGCCGCCGACGGTTCGCGCAGGTGGAGTTCCGGGAGGGCGACCTGCTGGATCTCCCCGCACGGGACGGCGAGTTCAGCTCTGCCGTCGCCTTCTACTCGGTGATCCACCTCGCCCCTGACGACCTGCGCCGCGCTTTCGACGAGGCACGGCGGGTCCTGGGCCCTTCCGGCCTGCTCCTTCTCTCCTTCCACGTCGGCGAGGAGGTCCGGCACCTGGACGAATGGTGGGGGCACACCGTGGACATCGACTTCCGGTTTCTCGATCCGGCGCAGGTGACGGCGCTTCTCGAAGCGGCGGGATTCGTCGTGGAGATGCAGATGGAACGGGCGCACCACGCCCACGAAGCAGCGACGCGCCGGGCGTACCTTCTGGCCCGCCGGGCCTCCTGA
- a CDS encoding nitroreductase family deazaflavin-dependent oxidoreductase produces the protein MPLEGEYEPSPEKWVRDQVELYESSGGTQGTTMRGRPVIILTTRGAKSGKIRKSPLMRVEHEGRYAVVASLGGAPKHPVWYHNIVADPRVELQDGPVRMDLVAREVTGEEKALWWGRAVEAFPDYADYQQKTDRDIPVLVLEPPEQPHS, from the coding sequence ATGCCACTTGAGGGCGAGTACGAGCCGAGCCCGGAGAAGTGGGTACGGGACCAGGTCGAGCTCTACGAGAGCAGCGGCGGCACCCAGGGAACGACGATGCGGGGCCGGCCGGTCATCATCCTGACGACCCGGGGCGCCAAGTCGGGCAAGATCCGCAAGTCCCCGCTGATGCGGGTGGAGCACGAGGGCCGCTACGCCGTCGTCGCCTCGCTGGGCGGTGCTCCCAAGCATCCGGTCTGGTACCACAACATCGTGGCGGACCCCCGGGTGGAGTTGCAGGACGGCCCCGTCCGTATGGACCTGGTGGCCCGTGAGGTGACGGGCGAGGAGAAGGCGTTGTGGTGGGGGCGTGCGGTCGAGGCGTTCCCCGACTACGCCGACTACCAGCAGAAGACCGACCGTGACATCCCCGTCCTGGTCCTGGAGCCCCCGGAGCAGCCCCACAGCTAA